One part of the Drosophila teissieri strain GT53w chromosome 3R, Prin_Dtei_1.1, whole genome shotgun sequence genome encodes these proteins:
- the LOC122620907 gene encoding protein kibra, which translates to MPNLQQTASQSQSQHHLHPHHLRPHQQQHHQQQQQQQHTHHQQQQQHHSDFPLPDGWDIAKDFDGKTYYIDHINKKTTWLDPRDCYTKPQTFEDCVGDELPMGWEESYDPNIGPYYINHLAQSTQLEDPRQEWKTVQEQMLSDYLSAAQDQLENKREMFDVKQQRLLWAQEEYNHLKLAASRSSLCSSSSSMSRHDPELLRADLMLARERVHQLKQELTHITNDISYTERGMNTLYSVGEKINARENGCYDIAEVQAIREEMLKVHKSLVSGEKVREELMRSLVQIKNELGRQQISEENSDLASPFDRVCVASQTDLCGSSGDNLNGGARFAEMAKTKLQYAEWRKHIKKLQQQLADHVERIEPGQLESDKDRILLIQEKEKLLNDLNSISLKSRSEEEKRVIHQTRHKLEEDLKEAYEANNTCVANRLRFHEEKQLLLDKLQEALKSTKLLEERLKSFSSESTFSISSGSSLGSLSTASSKSALSFTDIYIDPFAVDSPIDVVDLRRRSQRLFQQHQQQRLHPVHPVLQQQQSAEVTLSPRSSLSMETPPASPMKYNAGADQTPQALKEEPTYANALPAPPAYTAPPPVPISGVRARPYDLDSTVLDCMMLEAKLQKLNMGTPLNLAAAPLSPISEKPSLLDLPQEMLSRSSSTSNTRSVSAAVSNESVAGDSGVFEASRAHLPRKELAQVQIGLKYLKQEGVLVVSLERANNLLALWTASADNSQVYLRAALLPNSLTSIRTKALGDFQKPVFNDTFAVPITLDKLLTKSLQVTVVTMTGQKEEIIGTVQISMAEFNPEDSTLKWYNVLSSKFIPSFESLDIPSTSAAAAAAAVAASNAPNSGNNREESSDESTITSSQTSTLTRNQAPCMELQELQIAAELLELGPLNEPECSDDDDDDEEEELDDKQLVSDVGLMNSSGMLDAYLQNMKQEFADKETNTDRAYLPEKSRGQSQLMDDRPVKRSQTFTPSAAVSKNRYNCRLNRSDSDSAMHCGVAPHTFQRGAAERRSLRFHTKAPKSVTKLHHTHIPRTSLDLELDLQAQHSKLYFLNDQIAKLQNLKEVLQKACENKDPLVAAWAIENEEFQRLVARADPAKCPEERQLQKLLMKTAKEIHKLRKTKVPKGCPDLVSFKEKITFFTRKGLSVPELPSEFTLPEANPIEEEEEEEDEDEFYNSAETAIAINTALVASSNRNKNLSEHPHRATSGAVPKLPAPVATPAATPAATPAATPAATPAAASVVSPAAQPDAKPAAAPIPVSSSDAEQQRFDYVVDRNYGVEV; encoded by the exons CTACACAAAGCCGCAGACCTTCGAGGACTGTGTGGGCGATGAGCTGCCCATGGGCTGGGAGGAGTCCTACGATCCGAACATCGGACCCTACTACATCAACCACCTGGCGCAGAGCACCCAGCTGGAGGACCCGCGACAGGAGTGGAAGACTGTCCAGGAGCAGATGCTCAGCGACTATCTGTCCGCGGCGCAGGATCAGTTGGAGAACAAGCGGGAGATGTTCGACGTCAAGCAGCAGCGACTTCTGTGGGCCCAGGAGGAGTACAACCACCTGAAGTTGGCAGCCAGCCGAAGCAGTC tgtgctcctcctccagttcGATGAGTCGCCACGATCCGGAACTCCTAAGAGCCGATCTAATGTTGGCGCGGGAGCGAGTCCACCAGCTGAAGCAGGAGCTGACCCACATTACCAATGACATATCCTACACGGAACGCGGCATGAACACCCTGTATTCCGTGGGCGAGAAGATCAATGCTCGGGAAAATGGATGCTACGACATCGCCGAGGTCCAAGCGATTCGCGAGGAGATGCTCAAGGTGCACAAGTCGCTGGTCTCCGGCGAAAAGGTGCGCGAGGAGCTGATGCGCAGTCTGGTGCAGATCAAGAACGAGCTGGGTCGCCAGCAAATCAGCGAGGAGAACTCGGACCTGGCCTCGCCCTTCGACCGCGTCTGCGTGGCCAGTCAAACGGATCTGTGCGGATCATCGGGGGACAACCTGAACGGAGGAGCCCGTTTCGCGGAGATGGCCAAGACCAAGTTGCAGTACGCCGAGTGGCGCAAGCACATcaagaagctgcagcagcagctggccgaTCATGTGGAGCGCATTGAGCCGGGCCAACTGGAGTCGGACAAGGATCGCATTCTGCTCATccaggagaaggagaagctGCTGAACGATTTGAACAGCATTTCGCTCAAGTCCCGCAGCGAGGAGGAGAAGCGTGTGATCCACCAGACGCGCCACAAACTAGAGGAGGACCTCAAGGAGGCCTACGAAGCGAACAACACATGCGTGGCCAATCGGCTGCGCTTCCACGAAGagaagcagctgctgctggacaaACTGCAAGAGGCCCTGAAGTCCACCAAGTTGCTGGAGGAGCGTCTCAAGTCCTTCTCTTCGGAGAGCACCTTCTCCATTAGCAGTGGCAGCAGTCTGGGCTCCTTGTCCACGGCCAGCAGTAAGAGCGCCTTGAGTTTCACCGACATATACATTGATCCCTTTGCGGTGGACTCGCCCATTGATGTGGTGGATCTGAGGCGTCGCTCGCAGAGATTGTTccaacagcatcagcaacagcgTCTGCATCCCGTGCATCCTGtcctgcagcaacagcaatccGCGGAGGTAACGCTATCGCCTAGAAGCAGCCTCTCCATGGAAACGCCGCCCGCCTCGCCGATGAAGTACAATGCGGGAGCGGATCAGACGCCGCAGGCCCTCAAGGAGGAGCCCACTTATGCCAATGCGCTGCCCGCACCTCCCGCCTACACAGCCCCGCCCCCAGTTCCGATTTCCGGAGTCAGAGCACGACCCTACGATCTGGACTCCACCGTGCTGGACTGCATGATGCTGGAGGCCAAGCTGCAGAAGCTGAACATGGGTACCCCGCTCAAcctggctgctgctccactCTCGCCCATTTCGGAGAAGCCCTCGCTGCTGGATCTGCCGCAGGAGATGCTCAGCCGATCGTCCTCCACCTCCAATACGCGATCCGTTTCGGCGGCGGTCAGCAATGAGTCCGTTGCCGGCGACTCTGGCGTCTTTGAAGCGTCGCGCGCCCATCTGCCTCGAAAGGAGCTGGCACAAGTCCAGATTGGACTGAAGTATCTGAAGCAGGAAGGTGTACTCGTCGTCTCTCTGGAGCGGGCCAACAATCTGCTGGCCCTGTGGACTGCCTCGGCGGACAACTCACAGGT GTATCTCCGTGCAGCGTTGCTGCCGAATTCGCTGACCTCCATAAGGACCAAGGCGCTGGGCGATTTCCAGAAGCCTGTTTTCAATGATACATTCGCCGTGCCCATCACGCTGGACAAGCTGTTGACCAAGAGCCTGCAGGTGACTGTGGTCACCATGACTGGACAAAAGGAGGAGATTATT GGCACTGTGCAGATCAGCATGGCCGAGTTCAACCCGGAGGATTCCACCCTGAAGTGGTACAACGTGCTGAGCTCCAAATTCATTCCCAGCTTCGAGTCTCTGGACATTCCCTCcaccagcgcagcagcagcggcagcggccgTTGCCGCCAGCAATGCACCAAACAGTGGCAACAACCGGGAGGAGTCGTCGGATGAGTCCACCATTACCTCCTCCCAGACATCCACACTGACCAGAAACCAAGCGCCCTGCAtggagctgcaggagctgcagaTCGCCGCCGAGTTATTGGAGCTGGGGCCGCTCAATGAGCCGGAGTgcagcgacgacgacgatgacgatgaagaGGAGGAGTTGGATGACAAGCAGTTGGTCAGCGATGTTGGCCTAATGAACT CAAGCGGCATGCTGGACGCCTACCTACAGAACATGAAGCAGGAATTCGCCGACAAGGAGACGAACACTGATCGCGCCTATTTGCCGGAGAAATCGCGAGGCCAGTCCCAGCTGATGGACGACAGGCCCGTGAAGCGTTCCCAGACCTTCACGCCATCCGCAGCGGTCAGCAAGAATCGCTACAACTGCCGACTCAACCGCAGTGACTCCGACTCCGCGATGCACTGCGGTGTGGCGCCCCACACTTTCCAACGCGGCGCTGCCGAACGACGATCCCTGCGCTTCCACACAAAGGCGCCCAAGTCAGTCACAA AACTGCATCATACTCACATACCCCGCACCAGTTTGGACTTGGAGCTGGATCTGCAGGCGCAGCATAGCAAACTGTACTTCCTCAATGATCAAATCGCCAAGCTGCAGAACCTCAAGGAAGT CTTGCAGAAGGCCTGCGAAAACAAGGATCCATTGGTGGCCGCATGGGCGATTGAAAACGAGGAGTTCCAACGCCTGGTGGCCCGCGCCGATCCTGCCAAATGCCCCGAGGAGCGCCAACTGCAGAAGTTGCTGATGAAGACCGCCAAAGAGATCCACAAACTGCGCAAGACCAAGGTGCCCAAAGGCTGTCCCGATTTGGTGTCTTTCAA GGAGAAGATCACTTTCTTCACACGCAAGGGCCTGTCGGTGCCCGAGTTGCCTAGTGAATTTACCTTGCCGGAAGCTAATCCCAtcgaagaagaagaggaggaagaggatgaggatgagttCTACAATTCAGCTGAGACGGCAATCGCCATCAACACGGCGCTGGTGGCTAGCAGCAACCGAAACAAGAATCTCAGTGAGCATCCCCACAGAGCCACCAGCGGGGCAGTGCCTAAGTTGCCAGCACCTGTCGCTACTCCTGCTGCTACTCCTGCTGCCACTCCTGCTGCCACTCCTGCTGCTActcctgctgccgcttccGTCGTTTCCCCCGCTGCCCAACCTGATGCTAAACCAGCAGCCGCTCCAATTCCAGTTTCGTCTAGCGATGCCGAGCAACAGCGCTTCGACTACGTGGTGGATCGCAACTACGGCGTGGAGGTGTAG